GCGGTCCCGCCGCGCGACCAGCTCGGCGAGCTGGACGAGGGCTGGGCGGAGGCCTACGAGGCAGCGGTGGAGCAGCTCATCGCGGCCGGCGCGTCGATCCGCCCCCTCGATCTCGCCCCCTTCACCGAGGCCGCCGCGATGCTCTACGAGGGCGCCTTCGTCGCCGAGCGCTACACCGCGGTGGGGAGCTTTGTCGACAAGCTGACCTCGGAGGGCGGCGCCGGCCTGGACCCCACCGTCGCCGGCATCATCACCCGCGCCCGCGACATCCCGGCCCACCAGCTCTACGCCGACCAGGACCGGCTCGCGGCCCTGAGAGCCCGGGCCGAGGCCGAACTCGCCGACGCGGACGCCCTGTTGCTGCCGACCACGCCGGGCCACCCCACCCTCGCCGAGGTCGCCGCCGACCCTCTGGGCGCCAACGCCCGCCTCGGCCGCTTCACCAACTCCACCAACCTCTTCGACCTGGCGGCGGTGGCCGTCCCGGCGGGCGAGGTGACCGGCCTGCCCTTCGGCGTGATGCTGATCGGCCCGGCGTTCACGGACGAGCGACTGACACGGATCGCCGCGCTGCTCCAGCCCGAGACACGCCTGGCGGTGGTGGGCGCCCACCTCTCGGGCCAGCCGCTGAACCCCCAACTCCTGGCCCTGGGCGCCCGCCTGGACCGCACGACCACGACGGCCCCCGTCTACCGCCTGCACGCCCTGCGCACGACCCCACCGAAGCCGGGCCTGGAGCATGTCGGCGAGGGCGGGGCCGCGGTCGAGGCAGAGGTGTGGCGCCTGCCGGCAGCGGGCCTGGGCCGCCTGCTGGCCGCACTCCCCCGCCCGATGACCCTGGGCAGCGTGCAACTGGCAGACGGATCCACCGTCCCCGGCTTCCTGTGCGAACCCAGCGCCTTGGAGGCAGCCGAGGACATCACCCGGTACGGAGGCTGGCGATCATATGTGAACGCCGAGAAGGCATAACTCCCTAGGGGCGCGGGGCTGTATCGATATGCGGCTCCGCCGCGGAGCGCGACCAGCCACAGTCACCCCGCACCCGCCGACGCACCCGTCACCCCACCGACGAGTAGGCGACAACCCCCCGCAGCAACTCATCAACCGCCTTGCGCGCGTTCTTCGCGACCGTGGACCCCTGCCCACCGGAAACCGGCGCCGCGGCCGAGATCTGCCCCAGCACATCGATCACCTGCTTGCACCACCGCACGAAGTCCCCCGCCGGCATCTCCGCCTCACGCAGCACCTCGTCGAGCCCCTTCCCGGAAGCCCACATGTACGCGGCCCAGGCGAACCCGAGATCGGGCTCCCGCTGTCCCACGCCCTCGGTCTGCCTGATCCGGAAGTCCTCCTCCAGCGCGTCGAGCCGCCCCCAGATCCGCACCATCTCCCCGAGCGCGGCCTTCGCCTTGCCCGTCGGCAGCTTGGGCGTCATCGCATCGTCACCGACCCGCGCCTCGTACACCAACGCGGAGACGCACGCCGCGAGTTCAGCAGGGGACAGCCCCTCCCACACCCCGGCCCGCAGACACTCACTGGCCAGCAGGTCGAGCTCGCCGTAGAGCCGCGCCAGCCGCTTCCCGTGCTCGGTGACCTCGTCGCCCCGCAGATAGTCCAGCTCGGTCAGCAGCGCCACGATCCGGTCGAAGGTCCGCGCGATGGTGTTGGTACGGCCCTCGATACGCCGCTCCAGCTGCGAGGTGTCCCGCAGCAGCCGGTGGTAGCGCTCGGCCCAGCGCGCGTGGTCCTCACGGTCGTCGCACCCGTGGCACGCATGGGCCCGAATCGCCGTCCGCAACCGGGCGATCTCCCGGTCGTCCGCGGCCTGCGCCCGCTTCTTGCGCGCCCGCTCCGGCGGAATGTGCCCCGCCTTGGTGCGCAGTGCGGAGGCGAGGTCCCGACGCGACTGCGGGGAGCGCGCGTTGAAGGACTTCGGGATCCGCATCCGCTCCAACGCCTCGACGGGAACCGGGAAGTCCATCGAGGCGAGCCGCTTGACCTGCCGCTCGGCGGTCAGCACCAGCGGGCGCGGCCCGTCGTGGTGCTCGAACCCGCGGTGCCCGTTGGACCGCCCGGCGGGCAGTCCCGGGTCCAGTACCAGCGCCAGCCCGGCGTACTTGCCCGCCGGCACATGGATGACGTCACCCGGCTTGAGCTTCTCCAGCGCGACGGCCGCCTCGGCCCGCCGCTCGTTGGCGCCCTGCCGGGCCAGCTCGGTCTCGCGGTCCTTCAGCTCGCGCCGCAGTCGCGCGTACTCCTCGAAGTCGCCGAGGTGGCAGGTCATGGACTCCTTGTAGCCCTCGAGCCCCTCCTCGTTGCGCTGCACCTGCCGCGAGATCCCCACGACCGACTTGTCGGCCTGGAACTGCGCGAAGGACGTCTCGAGGAGCTCACGCGAGCGGTGCCGGCCGAACTGCTCGACGAGGTTGACCGCCATGTTGTACGACGGCTTGAAGCTGGACCGCAGCGGATACGTCCGCGTGCCCGCGAGCCCCGCCAGATGCTCGGGGCTGCTGCCGCGCTGCCACAGCACGACGGCATGACCCTCGACGTCGATACCACGCCGACCGGCACGCCCGGTCAACTGCGTGTACTCGCCCGGTGTGATGTCCGCGTGCTGCTCGCCGTTCCACTTGACGAGCTTCTCCAACACCACCGACCGCGCGGGCATGTTGATGCCCAGCGCGAGCGTCTCGGTGGCGAACACGGCCTTCACCAGGCCCCGGACGAACAGTTCCTCGACGACCTCCTTGAAGGTCGGCAGCATGCCCGCGTGGTGGGCCGCGATGCCGCGCTCCAGGCCCTCCAGCCACTCGTAGTAGCCCAGGACGTGCAGATCCTCGGTCGGAATGGCGGCGGTGCGCTCCTCGACGAGAGCACGCACCCTGCCCCGCGCCTCGTCGTCGT
Above is a window of Streptomyces sp. NBC_00490 DNA encoding:
- the atzF gene encoding allophanate hydrolase — translated: MLSRVRAAYARIEAVDRPEIWIDLRPQDEVEAEAHALAARVAAGEHLPLAGRLLAAKGNIDVAGLPTTAGCPAYAYHPEADAPAVARLRAAGAIVLGTTNLDQFATGLVGTRSPHGAVRNAHDPARISGGSSSGSAVAVALGIVDLALGTDTAGSGRVPAAFNGIVGLKPTRGLVPTDGVVPACASLDCVTVFARTLPEAEQALSFMTSPPARDLPPLPQRQPGPWRVAVPPRDQLGELDEGWAEAYEAAVEQLIAAGASIRPLDLAPFTEAAAMLYEGAFVAERYTAVGSFVDKLTSEGGAGLDPTVAGIITRARDIPAHQLYADQDRLAALRARAEAELADADALLLPTTPGHPTLAEVAADPLGANARLGRFTNSTNLFDLAAVAVPAGEVTGLPFGVMLIGPAFTDERLTRIAALLQPETRLAVVGAHLSGQPLNPQLLALGARLDRTTTTAPVYRLHALRTTPPKPGLEHVGEGGAAVEAEVWRLPAAGLGRLLAALPRPMTLGSVQLADGSTVPGFLCEPSALEAAEDITRYGGWRSYVNAEKA
- a CDS encoding DEAD/DEAH box helicase, giving the protein MIVLLSVGPGTLESTMTEDLSPAERYAAARVRAAEQATALADFREMYDFGLDPFQIEACQALETGKGVLVAAPTGSGKTIVGEFAVHLALQQGKKCFYTTPIKALSNQKYADLSRRYGADKVGLLTGDNSVNSDAPVVVMTTEVLRNMLYAGSQTLLGLGYVVMDEVHYLSDRFRGAVWEEVIIHLPESVTLVSLSATVSNAEEFGDWLDTVRGDTEVIVSEHRPVPLFQHVLAGRRMYDLFEEGEGQKKAVNPDLTRLARMEAQRPSYQDRRRGRAMREADRERERRQRSRVWTPGRPEVIERLDSEGLLPAITFIFSRAACEAAVQQCLYAGLRLNDDEARGRVRALVEERTAAIPTEDLHVLGYYEWLEGLERGIAAHHAGMLPTFKEVVEELFVRGLVKAVFATETLALGINMPARSVVLEKLVKWNGEQHADITPGEYTQLTGRAGRRGIDVEGHAVVLWQRGSSPEHLAGLAGTRTYPLRSSFKPSYNMAVNLVEQFGRHRSRELLETSFAQFQADKSVVGISRQVQRNEEGLEGYKESMTCHLGDFEEYARLRRELKDRETELARQGANERRAEAAVALEKLKPGDVIHVPAGKYAGLALVLDPGLPAGRSNGHRGFEHHDGPRPLVLTAERQVKRLASMDFPVPVEALERMRIPKSFNARSPQSRRDLASALRTKAGHIPPERARKKRAQAADDREIARLRTAIRAHACHGCDDREDHARWAERYHRLLRDTSQLERRIEGRTNTIARTFDRIVALLTELDYLRGDEVTEHGKRLARLYGELDLLASECLRAGVWEGLSPAELAACVSALVYEARVGDDAMTPKLPTGKAKAALGEMVRIWGRLDALEEDFRIRQTEGVGQREPDLGFAWAAYMWASGKGLDEVLREAEMPAGDFVRWCKQVIDVLGQISAAAPVSGGQGSTVAKNARKAVDELLRGVVAYSSVG